From a single Paenibacillus sp. FSL W8-0426 genomic region:
- a CDS encoding TerB N-terminal domain-containing protein produces MRNRDAGQLEFMEIDLREEGEIPRVPIPDRSALRQTGAYPARSGGGILFSEKKFVEEAKRLVDMNVAAAERVPFMSYWPTYGVMDDAQRQWYFFWRSEVRQGRYPDTDLSYVFVHVYELINGIGWQRPEAGYGQLKELWSQYQARLPQLDAYMQDWLVDYALIHRLDGSFGELVDLADGRLPAEVLDMEMCRLLKQAEPHIPLKLLQRYVEYDITLSKFYRDGGREALAEFVPGTIAVVNAYMTRTRGGGIWELYGPSGEKTTERVLFRKAVYDDGLYGKKALLTYSPIGEQPEFVRLATQLFRSIENKLRELSGFRGRLRGNSLEPELAKLVERYLDKAYSARQEKPGERTIIAIDADKLAVLQEESEYVRQALTVEETGDPALLEGDFGTFAEDQPDLPAETTAGSAAGLHPAAEVFEAEDIPGMHTFETQPTTASGLAGAETLWDETTLRELDEEWKQFAAALAPRHVLAILALLGEQPDAALMQVAEQCGTMPALLLDEINDVAMETIGDLLVDGDRIMDEYMDPFEHVKSMR; encoded by the coding sequence ATGAGAAACAGAGATGCGGGCCAGTTGGAGTTCATGGAGATCGATCTGCGAGAGGAAGGCGAAATACCTCGTGTCCCGATTCCGGATCGTTCCGCTCTGCGCCAGACAGGGGCGTATCCTGCACGTTCGGGCGGAGGAATCTTGTTTTCGGAAAAAAAATTTGTGGAGGAAGCGAAACGGCTGGTCGACATGAATGTCGCGGCCGCCGAGCGGGTTCCTTTCATGAGCTACTGGCCGACGTATGGCGTCATGGACGATGCCCAAAGGCAATGGTATTTTTTCTGGAGATCGGAGGTAAGGCAAGGCAGATATCCCGATACGGATCTTTCCTATGTGTTCGTCCATGTATACGAGCTGATCAACGGAATCGGCTGGCAGCGGCCCGAAGCGGGTTATGGTCAATTGAAGGAGCTGTGGTCCCAATATCAAGCGCGTTTGCCGCAACTTGATGCGTATATGCAGGATTGGTTGGTGGATTATGCGTTGATCCATCGTCTGGACGGTTCGTTCGGAGAGCTCGTGGACCTTGCCGATGGCAGGCTGCCCGCAGAGGTGCTCGATATGGAGATGTGCAGGCTGCTGAAGCAAGCTGAGCCTCATATCCCTTTGAAGCTGCTGCAGCGATATGTTGAATACGACATCACGCTCAGCAAATTTTACAGGGACGGCGGCCGCGAAGCGTTGGCCGAGTTCGTTCCGGGAACGATCGCTGTCGTGAATGCCTACATGACCCGTACCCGGGGTGGGGGAATCTGGGAATTGTACGGACCAAGCGGCGAGAAAACAACAGAACGAGTGTTGTTCCGCAAAGCGGTATACGATGACGGTTTGTATGGAAAAAAAGCGCTGCTAACCTACAGCCCGATTGGAGAACAGCCTGAATTCGTCCGTTTGGCCACGCAGCTATTCCGCTCGATCGAGAACAAACTGCGCGAGCTGTCGGGTTTCCGGGGGAGGCTGCGCGGCAATTCCCTTGAACCTGAACTGGCGAAGCTGGTCGAGCGTTACCTGGACAAGGCTTATTCGGCCAGACAGGAGAAGCCCGGCGAGCGAACCATCATCGCCATTGATGCGGACAAACTCGCGGTGCTTCAGGAAGAGAGCGAATATGTGCGCCAAGCTTTGACGGTAGAAGAGACTGGAGACCCCGCCTTGCTTGAGGGTGATTTTGGAACGTTTGCGGAAGACCAGCCGGATCTGCCTGCGGAAACAACAGCAGGTTCTGCTGCGGGTCTTCATCCTGCGGCAGAGGTCTTCGAAGCCGAAGATATACCGGGAATGCATACGTTTGAAACCCAACCAACGACCGCTTCCGGTCTTGCCGGCGCCGAAACGCTTTGGGACGAAACGACGCTCCGAGAGCTGGATGAAGAATGGAAGCAATTTGCCGCAGCGCTTGCTCCAAGGCATGTGCTGGCGATTTTGGCGCTGCTGGGCGAACAGCCTGACGCTGCCTTGATGCAAGTCGCCGAGCAATGCGGCACGATGCCTGCGCTTCTGCTGGACGAAATCAACGACGTCGCCATGGAGACGATCGGAGACTTGCTGGTGGATGGCGACCGCATCATGGATGAATATATGGACCCATTTGAACATGTAAAGAGCATGAGGTGA
- a CDS encoding ATP-binding protein, giving the protein MTELKIPKRLTTALVNSLTAGVVPRIGLEQIAVGRKPEVEAMLRDMDNIAEGGAAFRLITGRYGSGKSFLLQMIRNYAMDREFVVADADLSPERRLVGTKGQGLATYRELMTRMSTRTRPDGGALEPLLQKWIAGLQQQAMQNLGLRPDDPALTSEVETRIYAVTQELQNLVHGFDFAKVLAAYWTGYKLGDDERKQAALRWLRGEYATKTEAKKELAVGVIIDDDNWYDYFKLWSEFMARIGYKGLLLFIDEAVNLYKISNSIARQSNYEKLLTMFNDTMQGKAEHLGIFVGGTPQFVEDERRGLFSYEALRSRLVDGRYSAKAYANYTGPILKLAMLSHEEILILLQKLRQIHALHFGYAASLTDDDLVGFMQMAVNRLGADELLTTREVVRDFMDVLHTLHQNPHVNYAELLGERAAKAGNAGQGTNAESDRDDMDDFLAEFEL; this is encoded by the coding sequence ATGACAGAACTTAAAATCCCCAAGCGGCTGACTACCGCGCTGGTGAATTCCTTGACGGCCGGCGTCGTGCCGCGGATCGGCCTGGAGCAGATCGCGGTCGGCCGCAAGCCGGAAGTGGAGGCGATGCTGCGCGACATGGACAACATCGCCGAAGGCGGAGCCGCCTTTCGGTTGATTACGGGCAGGTACGGCAGCGGAAAAAGCTTTCTTTTGCAAATGATCCGCAATTACGCGATGGACCGCGAGTTCGTGGTGGCCGATGCGGACCTGTCGCCCGAGCGCAGGCTGGTTGGAACGAAGGGGCAAGGGCTGGCTACGTATCGCGAGCTTATGACGCGCATGTCCACGCGCACCCGCCCCGATGGCGGCGCTCTGGAGCCTTTGCTGCAGAAATGGATCGCAGGCCTCCAGCAGCAAGCGATGCAGAACTTGGGACTGCGACCGGATGATCCGGCATTGACGAGCGAGGTCGAGACGCGGATCTACGCCGTGACGCAGGAGCTGCAGAACCTGGTGCACGGATTTGATTTTGCCAAGGTGCTGGCCGCGTATTGGACCGGATACAAGCTCGGCGACGACGAGCGGAAACAAGCCGCCTTGCGCTGGCTCCGTGGAGAATACGCCACGAAGACCGAAGCGAAAAAAGAACTGGCCGTCGGCGTCATCATCGATGACGACAACTGGTATGACTATTTCAAATTATGGTCCGAGTTCATGGCCCGGATCGGATATAAAGGGCTTTTGTTGTTCATTGACGAGGCCGTGAACCTGTACAAGATCAGCAACAGCATCGCGCGCCAGAGCAACTACGAGAAGCTGCTCACCATGTTCAACGATACGATGCAGGGCAAGGCGGAGCACCTGGGCATTTTCGTGGGAGGCACGCCGCAATTCGTCGAGGATGAGCGCCGGGGCCTGTTCAGCTACGAGGCGCTGCGTTCCAGGCTTGTTGACGGTCGGTATTCAGCCAAGGCGTACGCCAACTACACCGGACCGATCCTGAAGCTGGCGATGCTGTCGCACGAGGAAATTCTGATCTTGCTGCAGAAGCTGCGCCAGATCCATGCCCTGCATTTCGGATATGCGGCAAGCCTGACGGACGATGACCTGGTCGGTTTCATGCAAATGGCCGTGAATCGCCTTGGTGCGGACGAGCTGCTCACGACGCGCGAAGTCGTTCGCGATTTCATGGACGTGCTCCATACGCTGCATCAGAATCCTCACGTGAATTATGCGGAACTGCTGGGGGAACGTGCGGCGAAGGCTGGAAATGCCGGACAGGGGACGAATGCGGAAAGCGACCGGGACGATATGGACGACTTCCTGGCGGAGTTCGAGTTATGA
- a CDS encoding DEAD/DEAH box helicase → MSGQNQRENPFYRLAPFVQEFIYKKRWESLRPAQIEACNICFHTPHHMLIAAGTASGKTEAAFFPALTELYERPCKSVGILYIGPLKALINDQFERLKYLLVEGNIPVWHWHGDVPQAEKTRLVKNPSGVLQITPESLEGLLMNRPNAIPALFHDLRYVIIDEVHAFMGADRGIQVLSQLARLERMAGCAPRRVGLSATLSDYETATAWLGAGTGQGVDVVTSPGGRKLRLRVEHFSFPDARDEEQAEQLHHARKAYYDFIYESTHRKKALIFTNSRTDAEVTILEMRRVAARREERDVFHVHHGSISAMLREETEAALRSGPGPAVAAATVTLELGIDLGELERVVQLGAPYSASSFVQRLGRSGRREDMASEMLFVCPEEEDEEAQLPARMPWTLLRAIAVIELYVRHRWVEPLQSRRMPIGVLYHQTMSMLKSMGEAEPRELADAILSLAPFAEITLEQYDVFLNYLIDTDHLQWTEERTLIIGLTGEKTVNNYRFYAVFKDDEEHKVLNGSEEIGSITTVPPPGYCFSLAGKLWKVEEVDHKHKSVYVKAAKGKVDTLWLGAGGDIHTAVIQKMREVLSESAIYPYLSPQAVNRLERARRLARASGLLKQVVIPAGGDSLYVLPWVGSKAFRTLERLMKHNLSGKLSLRSVVPMEPYYFVVSGKVDERTLLAEIMSECRMASDASALLAEDEAPYLGKYDEFVAPPLIREAFAADGLDLPGLRDGLQKTLEWDA, encoded by the coding sequence ATGAGCGGCCAGAACCAGCGCGAAAACCCGTTTTACAGGCTGGCTCCGTTCGTGCAGGAGTTCATTTACAAAAAACGATGGGAATCGCTGCGTCCTGCCCAGATCGAAGCGTGCAACATCTGTTTCCACACCCCGCATCACATGCTGATTGCGGCCGGCACGGCTTCCGGTAAAACGGAAGCGGCTTTTTTTCCCGCGCTCACGGAGCTATACGAACGTCCGTGCAAATCGGTAGGCATCCTGTACATCGGACCGCTCAAGGCGCTGATCAATGACCAGTTCGAACGGCTTAAGTATTTGCTGGTCGAAGGCAACATCCCGGTGTGGCACTGGCACGGTGACGTGCCGCAGGCGGAGAAGACGCGGCTTGTGAAAAATCCGTCCGGAGTGCTGCAGATTACGCCCGAATCGCTGGAAGGCCTGCTCATGAACCGGCCGAACGCGATTCCTGCGCTGTTCCATGATCTGCGGTACGTCATTATCGACGAGGTTCATGCGTTCATGGGCGCAGACCGGGGGATTCAGGTGCTGAGCCAACTGGCGCGCCTGGAACGGATGGCCGGCTGTGCGCCGCGCAGGGTCGGATTGTCGGCAACGCTCAGCGATTACGAAACGGCCACCGCGTGGCTTGGTGCCGGAACGGGACAAGGGGTTGACGTGGTCACTTCTCCGGGCGGCCGCAAGCTGAGGCTGCGTGTGGAGCATTTCTCTTTTCCTGACGCCAGGGACGAGGAGCAGGCCGAGCAGCTGCATCATGCGCGCAAGGCGTACTACGATTTTATTTATGAGAGCACCCACCGCAAAAAAGCGCTGATCTTTACGAACAGCCGTACCGATGCCGAGGTGACGATTCTTGAGATGCGCCGCGTGGCTGCCCGAAGGGAAGAACGCGACGTCTTCCACGTGCACCATGGCAGCATATCCGCCATGCTCAGGGAAGAGACGGAGGCGGCGCTGCGAAGCGGTCCGGGTCCTGCCGTGGCTGCAGCCACGGTGACGCTGGAGCTCGGCATCGACCTTGGCGAGCTGGAGCGGGTGGTGCAGCTTGGGGCACCGTACAGCGCATCGAGTTTCGTGCAGCGTTTGGGTCGCTCGGGACGGCGGGAGGACATGGCCTCGGAAATGCTGTTTGTCTGCCCGGAAGAAGAGGACGAAGAAGCCCAGCTGCCTGCCCGCATGCCATGGACGCTGCTGAGGGCCATTGCCGTCATCGAGCTGTACGTTCGGCACAGATGGGTTGAGCCGCTGCAGTCGCGACGGATGCCGATCGGCGTGCTCTACCATCAGACCATGAGCATGCTGAAAAGCATGGGCGAGGCCGAACCGAGGGAACTCGCCGACGCGATTCTTTCGTTGGCTCCCTTTGCGGAGATCACGCTGGAGCAATATGATGTTTTTCTGAACTATCTGATCGATACCGACCATTTGCAGTGGACCGAAGAGCGAACGCTGATCATTGGTTTGACCGGGGAGAAGACGGTGAACAATTATCGTTTTTATGCGGTATTCAAGGATGATGAGGAGCACAAGGTGCTGAATGGCTCGGAAGAAATCGGCTCCATTACGACCGTACCGCCTCCGGGGTACTGCTTCTCCTTGGCCGGCAAGCTGTGGAAGGTGGAAGAGGTGGATCACAAGCACAAGTCGGTCTATGTGAAGGCGGCCAAGGGAAAAGTGGACACTTTATGGCTTGGCGCGGGCGGCGACATCCATACGGCAGTCATCCAAAAGATGCGCGAGGTGCTGTCGGAATCGGCGATCTACCCGTACTTGTCGCCTCAAGCGGTGAATCGGCTGGAACGCGCCCGGCGTCTTGCGCGGGCAAGCGGGCTGCTGAAGCAAGTCGTCATTCCGGCGGGCGGAGACTCGCTCTATGTGCTGCCATGGGTAGGAAGCAAGGCATTTCGCACGTTGGAGCGGCTGATGAAACATAACCTGTCCGGCAAGCTAAGCTTACGTTCGGTCGTGCCGATGGAGCCTTATTATTTCGTGGTATCCGGCAAAGTGGATGAACGGACTTTGCTGGCGGAAATCATGAGTGAATGCCGGATGGCCTCTGACGCATCTGCGCTATTGGCAGAGGACGAAGCGCCGTACCTTGGCAAATATGACGAATTCGTGGCCCCCCCGCTAATTCGTGAAGCTTTCGCCGCAGATGGGCTCGACTTGCCTGGCTTACGGGATGGGCTGCAGAAAACGCTGGAGTGGGATGCATAA
- a CDS encoding DMT family transporter: protein MKYYLAVLAGALSYGILSTIVVLAYGQGYQLGEVVGSQLFVGFILSWALALYTKFRMKRSGAKAGKASAAASDAKSGGFQSLTWKHRLMLMAAGTPTVMTGLVYYQSLRYIPASLAIILLFQFTWISVLIQAVSKRERPDKVMFLTLLVLFGGTLLAAGFLEHGLGEFSGWGIALGLMSAVSYSLFLLFSGKAVPAAHPAFRSAWMVTGGLILLCILFPPTFLFNGLMWGQLLVFGLLLGFFGAFIPPVLFAFGVPHTGGGMAGILGAAELPVAVLMSSIVLHEHVSSLQWFGVILVLLGIALPELYKLRAARSRTLYS from the coding sequence ATGAAATATTATTTGGCCGTTCTCGCGGGAGCGCTGAGTTACGGCATTTTATCTACGATCGTTGTTTTGGCCTACGGACAGGGGTACCAACTTGGCGAGGTGGTTGGCAGCCAGTTATTTGTAGGCTTCATCCTGTCATGGGCGCTTGCTTTGTATACCAAATTCCGGATGAAACGAAGCGGTGCAAAAGCTGGCAAAGCATCGGCAGCGGCGTCTGATGCCAAATCCGGAGGATTTCAGTCCTTGACGTGGAAGCACCGCCTGATGCTGATGGCTGCAGGTACGCCAACCGTCATGACCGGACTGGTTTATTATCAGTCCTTGCGGTATATTCCGGCATCGCTGGCGATCATCCTGTTATTCCAGTTCACATGGATCAGCGTACTGATTCAAGCTGTAAGCAAACGCGAGCGGCCGGACAAAGTCATGTTTTTGACACTATTGGTGTTGTTCGGCGGCACGCTTCTGGCAGCAGGGTTTCTGGAGCATGGGTTAGGCGAATTCAGCGGCTGGGGTATCGCCCTTGGTTTGATGTCGGCCGTGAGTTATTCATTGTTCCTTCTCTTTAGCGGTAAAGCAGTCCCTGCCGCGCATCCGGCATTTCGCAGTGCATGGATGGTTACCGGCGGTTTGATTTTGCTCTGCATTCTGTTTCCGCCGACGTTTTTGTTTAACGGATTGATGTGGGGACAGCTGCTGGTTTTCGGCTTGCTGCTTGGATTTTTCGGCGCGTTTATCCCGCCTGTGCTTTTTGCTTTCGGCGTACCGCATACCGGCGGGGGCATGGCGGGCATTCTCGGAGCTGCGGAGCTTCCCGTCGCCGTATTGATGTCTTCCATTGTATTGCATGAGCATGTGAGCAGCTTGCAATGGTTCGGCGTCATCCTCGTATTGCTTGGCATAGCATTGCCGGAGCTGTATAAATTACGGGCGGCACGATCCAGGACGCTGTATTCCTGA
- a CDS encoding cupredoxin domain-containing protein, with translation MNMLKKGWPYLVLGLGVIVVLGAFAVYFLGKDMSPGTGTAAVAKADTAEDLAGYEVIHVSVSNDGFVPNVIEVKAGVPTKINFNLTRKVTHINSVLSSKLGMDFYLQKGDNYYTIDLNVKPGEYEFNCGMYMEYGTIKVL, from the coding sequence ATGAACATGTTGAAAAAAGGATGGCCTTACCTTGTACTGGGACTTGGTGTCATTGTCGTGCTGGGAGCGTTCGCCGTGTACTTTTTGGGCAAAGATATGTCCCCGGGTACAGGAACGGCGGCAGTTGCCAAAGCGGACACGGCGGAGGATTTGGCCGGATATGAAGTGATCCATGTCAGCGTAAGCAATGACGGCTTCGTGCCGAACGTCATCGAAGTCAAAGCTGGCGTGCCGACCAAAATCAACTTTAACCTGACCCGGAAAGTCACGCATATCAATTCGGTGCTTTCCAGCAAGCTTGGCATGGATTTTTATTTGCAAAAAGGCGACAATTACTATACGATCGATCTCAACGTAAAGCCGGGGGAATACGAATTCAATTGCGGCATGTACATGGAATATGGGACGATCAAGGTCCTCTAA